A region from the Solibacillus sp. FSL H8-0523 genome encodes:
- a CDS encoding acyl-phosphate glycerol 3-phosphate acyltransferase: protein MMQQPTITPKLLRLLVIFPNVMSYILLFGVVIYIRTNLELLKATDGLTMWLIFAAILGPIAIYTTYSIVKRIRAGVL, encoded by the coding sequence ATGATGCAACAACCAACAATTACACCAAAATTACTTCGGCTACTAGTCATTTTTCCAAATGTTATGAGTTACATATTATTATTCGGCGTTGTCATCTATATTCGTACAAATTTAGAGCTTTTAAAAGCAACGGACGGCTTAACGATGTGGCTGATTTTCGCAGCAATACTAGGACCAATCGCGATTTACACAACGTATAGCATCGTCAAACGGATTCGTGCAGGGGTATTATAA
- a CDS encoding SDR family NAD(P)-dependent oxidoreductase, translating into MKKTILITGATSGIGRKMTELLVAQGHTVYATGRNEVAIKALEQLGAIALQGDLRNRADIDRITTQLPPLDVAILNAGLGYFDNAFDLTDDEIDQMLEVNVRAPIYLAKRLAPAMMERRSGHFIFVGSQAGKVATKKASVYAASKHAVTGFVNGLRLELAEYHIAVTGIYPGPIDTPFLQKADASNVYRNAIENFLIQPEKVAAEVVRAIDKRPREVNLPRIMGVTSKLYAVAPSLVEFVGQGFFNKK; encoded by the coding sequence ATGAAGAAAACTATTTTAATTACAGGTGCAACAAGTGGCATTGGGCGTAAAATGACAGAACTCCTAGTTGCACAGGGACACACCGTCTATGCAACTGGCCGTAACGAGGTAGCAATCAAGGCACTGGAACAGTTAGGCGCAATTGCCCTACAAGGCGATTTACGAAACCGCGCGGATATTGACCGCATCACAACACAGCTTCCTCCATTAGATGTGGCGATTTTAAATGCAGGCTTAGGCTACTTTGACAATGCCTTTGACTTAACCGATGATGAAATCGATCAAATGCTTGAAGTCAATGTACGCGCGCCAATATATTTGGCAAAGCGTTTAGCACCAGCAATGATGGAACGACGTAGCGGCCATTTTATTTTCGTTGGCTCACAGGCAGGGAAAGTCGCTACGAAAAAGGCGAGTGTCTATGCGGCGAGTAAGCATGCTGTTACGGGATTTGTGAATGGTCTACGCTTAGAGCTAGCGGAATATCATATTGCGGTAACCGGTATTTACCCAGGACCAATTGATACGCCGTTTCTTCAAAAGGCGGATGCTTCGAATGTATACCGTAATGCCATTGAAAATTTCTTAATTCAGCCAGAAAAAGTAGCAGCAGAAGTAGTACGTGCCATTGATAAACGCCCGCGTGAAGTTAATTTACCACGTATTATGGGCGTTACTAGTAAATTATATGCCGTCGCACCGAGCCTTGTAGAATTCGTTGGGCAGGGCTTCTTCAATAAAAAGTAA
- the rnz gene encoding ribonuclease Z — MQLHFLGTGAGMPSKDRNTSALALKLLEERGSIWLFDCGEATQHQILHTTIKPRKIDKIFITHLHGDHILGLPGFLSSRSFLGGEDTLTIYGPKGLEQWIDMTLKLSKTHVTYPIDFVEVQEGIVFEDAQFIVRAMPLQHVIECFGYRIEQKPLPGELLIEKAQQLGVPKGPLLGQLKAGHNVTLEDGTVVSSKDVTNPPQPGFVVTILGDTKFCENAVVLAQHADIVVHEATFDHGTIELAAQYGHATNTEAAQVAKQANAKNLILNHISARFLAKDLIPFLDEAAQIFSSVYLANDHSEFEWRQHTLNEI; from the coding sequence ATGCAACTACATTTTTTAGGAACAGGCGCAGGGATGCCTTCAAAAGATCGTAATACAAGTGCGCTTGCATTAAAGCTATTAGAGGAACGAGGCTCGATTTGGTTATTTGACTGCGGTGAGGCAACGCAGCATCAAATTTTACACACCACAATAAAGCCACGTAAAATTGATAAAATTTTTATTACGCACCTGCACGGGGATCATATTCTAGGATTACCTGGCTTTTTAAGCTCGCGTTCCTTTTTAGGTGGCGAGGACACATTAACAATTTACGGACCAAAAGGCTTAGAGCAGTGGATTGACATGACGTTAAAATTATCTAAAACACATGTCACGTATCCGATTGATTTTGTCGAGGTGCAAGAAGGAATTGTTTTTGAAGACGCACAGTTTATCGTACGTGCAATGCCACTGCAGCATGTTATTGAGTGCTTTGGGTATCGCATTGAGCAAAAGCCATTGCCTGGGGAATTATTAATTGAAAAAGCCCAGCAACTAGGTGTTCCTAAGGGGCCGCTGCTAGGGCAATTAAAGGCAGGTCATAATGTGACATTAGAAGACGGTACAGTAGTGTCGAGTAAAGACGTCACAAATCCACCGCAACCAGGCTTCGTCGTCACGATTTTGGGGGATACGAAGTTTTGTGAAAATGCGGTTGTCCTTGCGCAACATGCGGATATTGTGGTGCACGAGGCAACATTTGATCACGGAACAATTGAGCTCGCAGCACAATATGGCCATGCGACGAATACAGAAGCTGCACAAGTTGCCAAACAAGCGAATGCTAAAAATCTAATCTTAAATCACATTAGCGCGCGCTTTCTAGCAAAGGATTTAATCCCTTTCCTAGACGAGGCCGCCCAGATCTTCTCAAGTGTGTATTTAGCAAATGACCACAGTGAATTTGAATGGCGTCAGCATACTTTAAATGAAATTTAA
- a CDS encoding sigma-70 family RNA polymerase sigma factor has protein sequence MDTYELKQLMRAHGDYLVKLSYIYVKSWSTAEEIVQDVFVKFFETQEQFEERASIKTYLAKMTINKSHDHLRSVSGRLKILRQMWQTANKTQPSIEQETLERLAKNQIADAVLQLPLKYREVIALYYYEEYTSREIAELLDVSENTVKTRLRRGRTLLRPKLKDFQGEVKLDD, from the coding sequence ATGGATACATATGAGCTCAAGCAACTGATGCGAGCCCACGGAGATTATTTAGTGAAGCTGTCGTATATTTACGTAAAAAGCTGGAGCACTGCAGAGGAAATTGTGCAGGATGTGTTTGTGAAGTTTTTTGAAACGCAGGAGCAATTTGAAGAGCGTGCTAGCATCAAAACATATTTAGCAAAAATGACAATTAATAAAAGTCATGATCATTTGCGCAGTGTAAGTGGGCGTCTGAAAATTTTACGGCAAATGTGGCAAACTGCTAACAAAACGCAGCCATCCATAGAACAGGAAACGTTGGAACGCCTCGCTAAAAACCAAATTGCGGATGCAGTACTCCAGCTGCCGCTCAAATACCGCGAAGTGATCGCGCTTTATTATTATGAGGAATATACGAGCCGTGAAATTGCGGAGCTACTGGATGTTTCAGAAAACACGGTAAAAACACGTTTAAGGCGTGGGCGAACGCTCTTAAGGCCAAAGCTTAAAGATTTTCAAGGTGAGGTGAAGCTAGATGACTAA
- a CDS encoding alpha/beta hydrolase: MQHLFKQGNDKKPVFLLLHGTGGDENSLLALAEIVDPEASVLSVRGNVLENGMPRFFRRVADGVFDIEDLAARTKELYEFLDDAATEYNFSRDNIIAIGYSNGANIAANLLYDYNDALKGAILHHPMVPNRDAQIPQQDTKVFIAAGSNDPMCSPQEATDLQAMLSQQGAIVTLEWEQNGHQLTMNEVQKAKTWYEQNFA; this comes from the coding sequence ATGCAACATCTATTTAAACAAGGGAACGACAAAAAGCCGGTATTTTTACTATTACACGGCACAGGTGGCGATGAAAATAGCCTACTTGCATTAGCTGAAATTGTAGACCCAGAGGCTTCGGTTTTAAGTGTCCGCGGGAATGTGTTAGAGAACGGTATGCCACGCTTTTTCCGTCGTGTCGCAGATGGTGTCTTTGATATAGAAGATTTAGCAGCACGAACGAAAGAGCTTTACGAATTTCTAGACGATGCGGCAACGGAATACAATTTTAGTCGGGATAACATTATTGCGATTGGGTATTCAAATGGAGCCAACATTGCGGCGAACTTGTTATATGACTATAATGACGCATTAAAAGGTGCAATTTTACATCATCCAATGGTTCCTAATCGTGATGCACAAATTCCACAGCAAGATACAAAGGTATTTATCGCAGCGGGTAGCAATGATCCGATGTGTTCACCACAAGAAGCAACGGATTTACAGGCGATGCTGTCACAACAAGGCGCAATCGTAACGCTTGAATGGGAACAAAACGGGCATCAATTAACAATGAATGAAGTTCAAAAAGCTAAAACGTGGTACGAACAAAATTTTGCTTAA
- a CDS encoding HAMP domain-containing methyl-accepting chemotaxis protein translates to MIKFKSMKWKMMVPILIGVVLLIGGFAMYIYKTTEDSIHNQGEALVESVKLGLEGSILSRQVTEEIMETEMIAQSTLISWIVENGGTHEDLKELAKRGGMDEIWSTDGQGNTTLTSIAPSVDFNFGSDPNGQAYEYMQLLKNPSDAITQLAQIRDVDGKFYKFVGTGSWNSANPKIIQVARNGQRLLDLEAQIGKDFYMNELKTHLNDTVLYASVITKDGEVLAQTEASEVNFDVANFNGTDMTQLATSFNGEKAMNYLVPLSDGHILAITISNKVLTAILIATIIAAIIAVAIVMGITDFTITRQIRRIKSVRDSLDDISNGEADLTKRIELQSRDEIGQLVAASNAVMDNFQKIMLELKERSETIHGTSTQIQGFSSATSMASLEIQCETVGVSNDSKVQLRNIEESSLAMDELARGIQEVTESIMEISTHANNTENNAQSGSDIMNELMKELAHLHEETKISVDRTQHLANLSDKIGEFTNVITGISDQTNLLALNASIEAARAGESGKGFAVVADEVRKLAEESKIAADRIANVVTSVQHETEHIVSAISTTASVLEDGRKIADQAHASFEGIVEGVKQIADQVDILSSSSEEMAASTEEIAASFDDVALLSKQTTGRVENVANFTTEQVNEMTQLNSSVDTLFGVSSELQEITGRYKLK, encoded by the coding sequence ATGATTAAGTTTAAGTCAATGAAATGGAAAATGATGGTTCCTATACTAATCGGAGTCGTGCTGTTAATCGGTGGTTTTGCGATGTATATATACAAAACAACCGAAGATAGTATCCATAATCAGGGTGAAGCATTAGTAGAATCGGTTAAGTTAGGTTTAGAGGGTTCTATACTTTCGCGCCAAGTCACAGAAGAAATTATGGAAACGGAAATGATTGCACAGTCAACACTCATCTCATGGATTGTTGAAAATGGTGGTACGCATGAGGATTTAAAAGAATTAGCCAAGCGCGGCGGTATGGATGAAATTTGGAGCACCGATGGACAAGGGAATACAACGTTAACGTCCATTGCGCCAAGTGTTGATTTCAACTTTGGCTCTGATCCAAATGGTCAAGCGTATGAATATATGCAATTGTTAAAAAATCCAAGCGATGCGATTACACAACTCGCGCAAATTCGTGACGTAGACGGAAAATTTTATAAGTTTGTTGGGACAGGCTCTTGGAATTCAGCAAATCCAAAAATTATTCAAGTCGCACGTAACGGCCAACGTTTATTAGATTTAGAGGCACAAATCGGGAAAGATTTTTACATGAATGAATTAAAAACACATTTAAATGACACCGTTCTGTATGCATCAGTTATTACCAAAGACGGCGAAGTGTTAGCGCAAACGGAAGCGTCAGAGGTCAATTTTGATGTAGCGAATTTCAATGGAACGGATATGACACAACTGGCAACAAGTTTTAATGGCGAGAAGGCAATGAACTACCTTGTGCCTTTATCGGATGGTCATATTTTAGCGATTACGATTTCAAATAAAGTGTTAACGGCCATTTTAATTGCGACAATTATTGCGGCAATTATAGCAGTAGCCATTGTAATGGGGATTACAGACTTTACGATTACACGCCAAATTCGTCGTATTAAAAGCGTCCGTGATTCGTTAGATGATATTAGTAACGGGGAAGCGGATTTAACAAAACGTATTGAGTTGCAATCTCGTGACGAAATCGGCCAGCTCGTTGCAGCATCAAATGCAGTGATGGATAACTTCCAAAAAATTATGCTGGAATTAAAAGAGCGTTCAGAAACAATTCATGGTACATCGACACAGATTCAAGGCTTTTCATCGGCAACATCGATGGCATCGCTTGAAATTCAATGTGAAACAGTGGGGGTTTCAAATGATTCAAAAGTTCAGTTACGTAATATTGAAGAAAGCTCGCTTGCGATGGATGAGTTAGCGCGCGGCATTCAGGAAGTAACCGAATCCATTATGGAAATTTCAACACATGCCAATAATACCGAAAACAACGCACAATCAGGCTCAGATATTATGAATGAATTAATGAAAGAACTGGCACATTTACATGAAGAAACAAAAATTTCAGTAGATCGTACACAGCATTTAGCCAATTTATCAGATAAGATTGGTGAATTTACAAACGTCATTACAGGCATTTCTGATCAAACAAACCTACTAGCGCTTAACGCGTCGATTGAAGCTGCACGTGCCGGTGAATCAGGTAAGGGGTTCGCAGTCGTAGCAGATGAGGTTCGTAAGCTTGCAGAAGAATCGAAAATAGCAGCAGACCGCATTGCCAACGTGGTAACTAGCGTACAACACGAAACGGAGCATATCGTTTCAGCGATTTCAACGACAGCAAGCGTGCTAGAAGATGGGCGTAAAATTGCCGACCAAGCACACGCTTCGTTCGAAGGAATCGTTGAAGGTGTAAAACAAATTGCCGATCAAGTGGATATTTTATCAAGCTCGTCAGAAGAGATGGCGGCAAGTACCGAAGAAATCGCGGCTTCGTTTGATGATGTGGCCTTATTATCAAAACAAACGACCGGTCGCGTTGAAAACGTAGCGAATTTTACTACGGAGCAAGTAAATGAAATGACACAGCTCAATAGCTCAGTAGATACATTATTCGGAGTATCTTCAGAGCTACAAGAAATTACAGGGCGTTATAAATTGAAATAA
- the proC gene encoding pyrroline-5-carboxylate reductase — MALNTIGGIIMQKIIFIGAGSIAEALIHGWVEQDVIDAKQVYVSNRSNQERLDELTNKYGVNQLKDYKALQGADLIILAMKPKDARVAMDAIRPYVEEDTSVLSVLAGISMQTIEDHLGNRPIARVMPNTSATIGMSASGIAFNPLVSAVQRGLYIQMLEAVGIVIEVEEDKLHAVTALSGSGPAYLYYLVEAFERVGTEFGLSKEIVRKLMVQTIAGSAEMLKSVKEEPEVLRKKVTSPGGTTEAGINALEAMAFNEAIASCIRSAENRSRELAKGE, encoded by the coding sequence ATGGCATTAAATACTATTGGAGGAATTATCATGCAAAAAATTATATTTATCGGCGCCGGCTCTATTGCGGAAGCTCTTATCCATGGCTGGGTAGAGCAGGACGTCATTGATGCAAAACAGGTGTATGTTTCAAACCGTTCCAATCAAGAACGTTTAGATGAACTGACGAATAAATACGGAGTGAACCAATTAAAAGATTATAAGGCCTTACAAGGTGCCGATTTAATCATTTTAGCAATGAAGCCCAAAGATGCACGGGTGGCAATGGATGCGATTCGCCCTTACGTAGAAGAAGATACGTCGGTACTCTCCGTATTAGCGGGCATTAGCATGCAGACAATTGAAGATCATTTAGGCAATCGACCAATTGCCCGTGTCATGCCGAATACTTCCGCAACGATTGGCATGTCTGCTTCAGGAATTGCCTTTAATCCACTTGTATCCGCTGTACAGCGCGGGCTTTATATACAAATGCTTGAGGCTGTTGGGATTGTCATTGAAGTGGAGGAAGATAAACTTCATGCCGTTACTGCACTTTCAGGAAGTGGCCCGGCCTATTTATACTATTTAGTCGAAGCTTTTGAACGTGTTGGGACTGAGTTTGGCTTATCGAAGGAAATTGTCCGTAAATTAATGGTACAAACAATTGCAGGTTCAGCGGAAATGTTGAAATCCGTGAAGGAGGAACCGGAAGTACTGCGCAAAAAAGTGACGAGTCCAGGTGGCACTACGGAAGCTGGGATCAATGCGCTTGAAGCGATGGCTTTTAACGAGGCGATTGCTAGTTGTATACGCAGTGCAGAAAACCGTTCCCGTGAATTAGCGAAAGGTGAGTAA
- a CDS encoding MarR family transcriptional regulator, whose protein sequence is MSSYEAELKAFTVLHRATNAAQEATRKQVLTSNLNLTEFAVLELLYHKGEQPIQMIGKKVLIASSSITYVVDKLEQKGFVSRKSCASDRRVTYAALSDLGKQQIEEIFPAHEQKIAEIFDVLSEQEIQTLTELLKRVGHHAATL, encoded by the coding sequence ATGAGTAGCTATGAAGCGGAACTAAAGGCATTTACTGTATTACACCGAGCCACAAATGCAGCTCAAGAGGCCACGCGCAAGCAAGTGTTAACAAGTAATTTAAATTTAACGGAATTTGCCGTGTTAGAGTTGCTCTATCATAAGGGCGAGCAACCGATTCAGATGATCGGAAAAAAAGTTTTAATCGCAAGTAGTAGTATTACGTATGTCGTCGATAAGCTGGAGCAGAAGGGCTTTGTATCGCGTAAATCATGTGCGAGTGATCGCCGAGTCACCTATGCAGCATTATCCGATTTAGGCAAACAACAAATTGAAGAAATTTTCCCAGCACATGAACAAAAAATTGCAGAAATCTTTGATGTTTTGTCTGAACAAGAGATTCAAACGTTAACGGAGCTTTTAAAACGAGTCGGGCATCACGCAGCGACCTTATAA
- a CDS encoding MBL fold metallo-hydrolase: MEVHKIVIPTPYAVGDVNAFLVKGDTLTLFDAGPKTEEAYEAIKWGLRGAGYDMKDVEQVVLTHHHPDHAGWVDAFVGADILGHRYVDYWMRKTPEFFAYYDRFFTKILLEQGVPEKYIPRILKVKGEVELFGTIPLTKFLQEGDEVPGHPGLKVYETPGHAQSHLIFVDEATRECIGGDLLLERTSSNPLVEPPVEMSMERPKSLLQYNASLKRLRELGVTKMYTGHGKEVTNVASLIDDRFEKQKHRAMKLRDMIEQPTTNFEATTQLFERIYQQQLGLTLSETLGQLDYLVDEGLAEMEMRDGVYFYKKA, translated from the coding sequence ATGGAAGTTCACAAAATAGTTATTCCAACACCATATGCGGTAGGTGACGTAAATGCTTTTCTAGTAAAGGGAGACACACTAACATTATTTGATGCAGGACCAAAAACAGAGGAAGCGTATGAAGCGATTAAATGGGGATTGCGCGGCGCAGGCTATGACATGAAGGATGTCGAACAAGTTGTATTAACCCATCATCATCCAGATCATGCCGGCTGGGTTGACGCATTTGTGGGTGCCGATATTTTAGGACACCGCTACGTGGACTATTGGATGCGAAAAACACCGGAGTTTTTTGCCTACTATGACCGCTTTTTCACAAAAATTTTACTCGAACAAGGGGTACCAGAAAAATATATTCCGAGAATATTAAAAGTAAAAGGGGAAGTCGAGCTGTTTGGAACGATTCCATTAACAAAATTTTTACAAGAGGGCGATGAAGTACCTGGGCATCCTGGCTTAAAGGTATATGAAACACCAGGACATGCACAAAGCCATTTAATTTTTGTCGATGAAGCGACGCGTGAATGTATCGGTGGAGACTTGCTTCTCGAGCGTACATCTTCGAATCCATTAGTGGAGCCGCCAGTAGAAATGTCGATGGAACGTCCAAAATCATTACTGCAATATAATGCTTCATTGAAACGTTTACGTGAGCTTGGTGTGACTAAAATGTATACAGGACATGGGAAAGAAGTGACAAATGTTGCGTCGCTTATTGATGACCGCTTTGAAAAGCAAAAGCACCGTGCGATGAAACTGCGCGACATGATCGAACAGCCCACTACAAATTTTGAAGCGACAACGCAGCTATTCGAGCGTATTTACCAGCAACAACTCGGTCTGACGCTTTCAGAAACGCTTGGTCAACTAGACTATTTAGTGGATGAAGGTTTAGCAGAGATGGAAATGCGTGATGGGGTTTATTTTTACAAAAAAGCATAA
- the hmpA gene encoding NO-inducible flavohemoprotein gives MLTKQTIDTIKATVPVLEVHGLAITKTFYSNLFNDNPQLLNIFNHTNQKKDRQQTALANTVYAAAVHIENLEAIVPAVVQIAHKHVSLGILPEHYPIVGKYLLAAIKEVLGDAATDEIIDAWAQAYGVIADIFISVEEDLYKAAENNGGWRLFKDFKIAKIVEESDVVKSFYLQPADGSKLPAFTAGQYISIRAQVPNQEFLMNRQYTVTEGTEEYFRISVKREDDVNPNGVVSNFLHASEVGTNVQVSAPAGVFTLVQNEAPVLFISGGVGVTPLQAMLKTMENRKASFIQCARNERVAAFKETIEQQVAALGGTYKAVYSDTEGYVTKEQIAAVLEEGTEVYVCGPIAFMETVISSLVELNVPAEKIHYEFFGAAMALQIRTSK, from the coding sequence ATGTTAACAAAACAAACGATTGATACAATTAAAGCGACTGTTCCGGTATTAGAAGTACACGGATTAGCGATCACAAAAACTTTTTACTCAAACCTTTTTAATGACAATCCACAATTATTAAACATCTTTAATCACACGAACCAAAAGAAAGACCGTCAACAAACAGCTTTAGCAAACACAGTATATGCAGCTGCGGTTCACATTGAAAACTTAGAAGCAATCGTACCGGCAGTTGTACAAATTGCGCACAAACACGTAAGCTTAGGGATTTTACCAGAACACTACCCAATCGTAGGGAAATACTTGCTTGCAGCGATTAAAGAAGTACTTGGAGACGCTGCAACAGATGAAATTATTGACGCTTGGGCTCAAGCATACGGCGTAATCGCGGATATCTTCATCTCAGTAGAAGAAGATCTTTATAAAGCAGCTGAAAACAATGGCGGCTGGAGATTATTTAAAGACTTCAAAATTGCAAAAATCGTGGAAGAAAGCGATGTTGTCAAATCATTCTATTTACAACCAGCAGACGGCTCAAAATTACCAGCATTCACTGCCGGCCAATACATTTCAATTCGCGCACAAGTACCAAACCAAGAATTCTTAATGAACCGTCAATACACAGTTACTGAAGGTACTGAAGAATACTTCCGCATCTCTGTTAAACGTGAAGATGATGTGAATCCGAACGGTGTCGTTTCAAATTTCTTACATGCATCAGAAGTTGGTACAAACGTACAAGTAAGTGCTCCAGCGGGTGTGTTCACATTAGTACAAAACGAAGCGCCAGTGTTATTCATCTCTGGTGGTGTTGGTGTAACACCATTACAAGCGATGTTAAAAACAATGGAAAACCGCAAAGCATCATTCATCCAATGTGCACGTAATGAACGTGTTGCGGCATTTAAAGAAACAATCGAACAACAAGTGGCTGCTTTAGGCGGTACTTACAAAGCGGTTTATAGCGATACAGAGGGCTATGTGACAAAAGAGCAAATCGCCGCTGTACTTGAAGAAGGTACTGAAGTTTATGTGTGTGGTCCAATTGCATTCATGGAAACGGTTATTTCAAGCTTAGTTGAATTAAACGTACCAGCTGAGAAAATTCACTACGAATTCTTCGGTGCTGCAATGGCTTTACAAATTAGAACTTCTAAATAA
- a CDS encoding Rrf2 family transcriptional regulator encodes MRLTVYTDYSLRTLMYLGVRGTDHLATIQEIADAYQISKNHLMKVTYDLGQHGYIETIRGRGGGIRLAVDPKDINIGEVVRKTEEDFHLVECFNPESNLCKISPECQLKFALHQALKAYLAVLDSYTLADVLGSKDALTELFGITRN; translated from the coding sequence GTGCGCTTAACCGTATATACAGATTATTCTTTACGTACGCTCATGTATTTAGGCGTGCGTGGGACAGACCACTTAGCGACAATTCAAGAGATAGCAGATGCCTATCAAATTTCAAAAAACCATTTAATGAAGGTAACATATGATTTAGGGCAGCACGGGTATATTGAAACCATTCGTGGACGTGGGGGCGGGATTCGTCTAGCTGTTGACCCGAAGGATATTAATATCGGGGAAGTTGTTCGCAAAACAGAAGAAGACTTTCATTTAGTAGAATGCTTCAATCCGGAAAGTAATCTATGCAAGATTTCTCCTGAGTGTCAGCTGAAATTTGCGCTGCACCAAGCATTAAAAGCATATTTAGCGGTGTTGGATTCGTATACATTAGCAGATGTACTCGGATCAAAGGACGCTTTAACCGAATTATTTGGCATTACACGAAACTAG
- a CDS encoding ring-cleaving dioxygenase, with protein sequence MNHIKGIHHVTAITSSAEKNYEFFTYVLGMRLVKKTVNQDDIQTYHLFFADDKGSAGTDMTFFDFPGIQKGVHGTDEIHKTAFRVPTDEALDYWVKRFDRLHVEHEGIQTLFGKQTLSFVDFDDQQYMLISDENNEGIASGTPWQKGPIPLEFAITGLGPVHIRIARFDYFKEMLEKVMVMREVAAEGNLHLFEVGEGGNGASVIVEHNTELAPGRQGFGTVHHAAFRVEDTAVLHEWIERMESFGFGTSGYVDRFFFESLYARVAPGILFEWATDGPGFLGDEPYDTVGEILSLPPFLEPKRDYIESVVRPIDTVRSTKTIEKEYE encoded by the coding sequence ATGAACCACATTAAAGGAATTCACCACGTAACAGCAATTACAAGCAGTGCCGAAAAAAATTACGAGTTTTTCACGTATGTATTAGGGATGCGTCTCGTGAAAAAAACAGTAAACCAAGATGACATTCAAACGTATCATTTATTTTTCGCAGACGATAAAGGCTCTGCCGGTACAGACATGACCTTCTTTGATTTCCCAGGCATTCAAAAGGGCGTTCACGGAACAGATGAAATTCACAAAACGGCTTTCCGAGTTCCAACAGATGAAGCACTAGACTACTGGGTGAAACGTTTTGATCGTTTGCATGTTGAGCATGAAGGTATTCAAACATTATTTGGAAAGCAAACCTTGTCATTTGTAGACTTTGATGATCAACAATATATGCTGATTTCGGATGAAAACAACGAAGGCATTGCATCAGGCACGCCTTGGCAAAAAGGGCCGATTCCACTAGAGTTTGCAATCACAGGCTTAGGACCGGTACACATTCGCATTGCTCGATTCGATTATTTTAAAGAAATGTTAGAAAAAGTAATGGTCATGCGTGAAGTCGCAGCAGAAGGGAACTTACACTTATTCGAAGTGGGGGAAGGTGGAAACGGTGCTTCTGTCATTGTTGAACATAACACAGAACTAGCACCGGGTCGCCAAGGCTTTGGTACAGTTCATCACGCTGCCTTCCGCGTGGAGGATACTGCCGTATTACACGAATGGATTGAGCGTATGGAGAGCTTTGGCTTTGGTACGTCAGGTTATGTGGACCGCTTCTTCTTCGAGTCACTATATGCCCGCGTAGCACCAGGGATTTTATTCGAATGGGCAACAGATGGTCCTGGTTTCTTGGGAGATGAGCCGTACGATACAGTCGGAGAAATTTTATCATTACCTCCGTTTTTAGAGCCAAAACGTGACTATATCGAAAGTGTTGTACGCCCAATTGATACGGTTCGTTCAACAAAGACGATTGAAAAAGAGTATGAGTAA